A single region of the Micropterus dolomieu isolate WLL.071019.BEF.003 ecotype Adirondacks linkage group LG02, ASM2129224v1, whole genome shotgun sequence genome encodes:
- the lg02h16orf89 gene encoding UPF0764 protein C16orf89 homolog yields MPVSSPLLEERERERERERQPVLPAPLSRSDKTVPEPPDWDYTSENMRAAGHQLAAVLALFAAVCGSHAEVIDDILSSLSRGASFLERQHEHINLDGVVGFLMLQAELKEAVRTWPHTDTVSWAQRTSAVALVKRLDQSFDKAVAALQQNDPKYYREFEPLLSWSFWLIPQEWSSTDPSLVYPSSMTTECYDEQLSDKCLTLLLGTWKMNGTPCIVTKPCRDTMTRFGCPHYSLSHQLLYFMIGKMRGCSNLLKGDTRESRANMTERSYEKIFCSNMMKTNQDIIRDGLSEQTVDIFIENILICGLSGFFDFYKADWLQHILRLQDEEVGCFGRDKSIISQIIGDELLEQLQPHRRVKRREKILPDGCSSHMTAVAVGALGGYLNYYLAEQDITKRPLS; encoded by the exons ATGCCTGTTTCCTCCCCCCTgttagaggagagagagagagagagagagagagagagacagcctgTCCTCCCAGCTCCCCTGTCTCGGTCGGACAAGACGGTCCCGGAGCCTCCAGACTGGGATTATACGAGTGAGAACATGCGGGCTGCAGGGCACCAGCTAGCCGCAGTGCTGGCTCTGTTTGCCGCAGTGTGCGGGTCACACGCGGAGGTGATCGATGACATCCTGAGCAGCCTCTCCAGGGGAGCATCCTTCCTGGAGCGGCAACATGAGCACATCAACCTGGACGGGGTGGTCGGTTTCCTCATGCTGCAGG CTGAACTGAAGGAAGCAGTTCGGACGTGGCCTCACACAGACACGGTCAGCTGGGCTCAGAGAACCTCCGCCGTCGCTCTGGTCAAGCGTCTGGACCAAAGCTTCGACAAGGCCGTCGCTGCCCTGCAGCAGAATGACCCCAAATACTACAGAG AGTTTGAGCCCCTGCTGTCGTGGAGCTTCTGGTTGATTCCTCAGGAGTGGAGCTCCACAGACCCCAGCCTGGTCTATCCCTCCTCCATGACCACCGAGTGTTACGACGAGCAGCTCAGTGACAAGTGCCTGACCCTGCTGCTGGGAACCTG GAAGATGAACGGGACGCCCTGCATCGTCACGAAGCCCTGCCGGGACACCATGACTCGTTTCGGTTGTCCACACTACTCTCTGTCCCACCAGCTGCTCTACTTCATGATCGGCAAAATG AGAGGCTGCAGCAACCTGCTGAAAGGCGACACTCGAGAGTCCCGAGCCAACATGACTGAACGGAGCTACGAGAAGATTTTCTGCTCCAACATGATGAAGACCAACCAGGACATCATCAGAGACGGTCTGTCTGAACAGACGGTGGACATCTTCATCGAGAACA TCCTGATTTGTGGATTGTCTGGTTTCTTCGACTTCTACAAAGCTGACTGGCTGCAGCATATCCTCCGGCTGCAGGATGAGGAAGTGGGCTGCTTTGGACGAGACA AGAGCATCATCTCTCAGATCATTGGAGACGAGCTGCTGGAACAGCTGCAGCCTCACAGGAGAgtgaagaggagggagaaaatACTTCCAG